The following proteins are co-located in the Apium graveolens cultivar Ventura chromosome 5, ASM990537v1, whole genome shotgun sequence genome:
- the LOC141659265 gene encoding B3 domain-containing transcription factor VRN1-like has product MIPKKFVRKYGEELRGRVTLKASGGAPWPVEVERKKGEVWLHNGWPEFATLYSLCFGYLLVFEYVERSYFRVIVFDPSATEIEYPLINCNRNPDDENSVPGVKKRLADDDSIPTVKKVVTDEISDPEVKKRVAENVKSSRCELTRACKKTRASSEEAFHNRPGLKQEQASGDRGLASQEEKERALHLAKAFESQNPFFISCLTRSAVRRNGVEITKAFKDTYRKWKSRGQVILQVGRSNWPVGCSLNGDRCTLNAGWMRFIRDNLLKEGDVCVFELINCSRKLFKINTKRSVRSQQEELPERVLLKAPGGAAWGGCGKKKRRAIRDGVSASEEEKDRALASANAFESNRPFFIVSMKPTYVVGRSIIRYNLKCSCLDLELSKF; this is encoded by the exons ATGATTCCGAAAAAATTCGTAAGAAAGTACGGAGAGGAGTTGCGTGGACGCGTTACGTTGAAGGCTTCAGGTGGTGCACCTTGGCCAGTGGAGGTAGAAAGAAAGAAAGGCGAGGTTTGGTTGCATAATGGTTGGCCTGAATTTGCAACATTGTACTCTCTCTGTTTTGGTTATCTCTTAGTTTTTGAATACGTGGAACGTTCTTATTTTCGAGTAATTGTATTCGACCCAAGTGCAACTGAGATCGAGTATCCATTAATTAATTGTAATCGAAACCCTGATGATGAGAATTCAGTCCCTGGAGTGAAAAAAAGATTGGCTGATGATGATTCAATCCCCACAGTAAAAAAAGTAGTGACTGATGAGATTTCAGACCCTGAAGTGAAAAAAAGAGTGGCTGAAAATGTCAAGTCAAGTAGATGTGAATTAACCAGGGCCTGTAAAAAGACAAGAGCAAGTTCTGAAGAAGCCTTTCATAATAGACCAGGATTGAAGCAAGAACAAG CAAGTGGAGATAGAGGATTAGCAAGTCAAGAAGAGAAAGAGAGAGCACTTCACTTGGCCAAAGCTTTTGAATCACAGAACCCCTTCTTTATTTCTTGTTTGACACGGTCAGCTGTACGCAGAAATGGCGTG GAAATAACGAAAGCCTTCAAGGACACTTACAGAAAGTGGAAGAGCAGGGGCCAAGTCATCTTGCAAGTTGGAAGAAGTAATTGGCCAGTTGGTTGTAGTCTGAATGGGGATCGGTGTACTCTAAACGCTGGATGGATGAGATTCATAAGAGACAATTTACTCAAGGAAGGTGATGTTTGCGTCTTTGAGCTGATCAATTGCTCTAGAAAATTGTTCAAG ATTAATACCAAAAGGTCTGTAAGAAGTCAACAAGAAGAGTTACCGGAACGTGTTCTATTGAAGGCTCCAGGTGGTGCAGCTTGGGGTGGATGTGGAAAGAAGAAAAGGCGAG CAATTAGAGATGGAGTGTCTGCAAGTGAAGAAGAGAAAGATAGAGCACTTGCCTCTGCTAATGCTTTTGAATCGAATAGGCCCTTTTTCATCGTTTCTATGAAACCGACATATGTAGTTGGACGGAGCATTATAAGATACAATTTGAAGTGTTCTTGTTTAGATCTTGAACTTTCAAAATTTTAA
- the LOC141659261 gene encoding uncharacterized protein LOC141659261: MDRSWLKADRRTQEFKLGVVELLNFAFLNGFKENKISCPCLRCAHSKSWNAQTVKDHLYQYGIDQTYTCWIWHGESNYVQSHVVSEQETSESSVDPTNMRMGQDIVDDEDISLDSSDFMNHVQGENEPLYPGCESFTKMRALVKLYNLKAKHGISDKCFSDVLLLLASMLPEGNSMPSSFGEAKKTLCTLGMDFEKIHVCPNDCLLYRGERDEDEMICRICGASRWKLNKKGEELEGILAKILWYFPLIPRLRNLFNTAQIAKDMTWHKTKRQNDGKIRHSADSKTWKDVDQRWPEFAAEARNLRLALSSDGFNPFHGPGSDHSTWPVLLSIYNLPPWLCMKRKYIMLSLLISGPNQPGNDIDVYLQPLIEDLQKLWHGKQVYDAFKKESFILRGVLLWTISDYPALGNLSGNIIKGYNACIVCVDKTKATRLATYKKTVVMRHRRWLPRNHPYRRQKLAFDNTMEKLSEPIPLTGEEVLERVLPLADHVYGKTQNQPRWKKGEPRPIWKKMSIFFQLEYWKFLPFRHTLDVMHIEKNICEALTGTLLNIPGKTKDRESVRIDMAEMGIRMELRPKNSGKKEKLPMASWNLLHKEKKIVCSSLIGMKLPDGFCSNLKGIVSMDTL; encoded by the coding sequence ATGGATAGATCTTGGTTGAAAGCAGATAGAAGAACACAAGAATTTAAACTTGGAGTGGTAGAATTGTTAAAttttgcatttctgaatgggtttaaagaaaataaaattagTTGTCCATGCTTAAGATGCGCTCATAGTAAATCTTGGAATGCTCAGACTGTTAAGGATCATCTTTATCAATATGGTATTGATCAAACCTATACGTGTTGGATATGGCATGGAGAGTCAAATTATGTACAGAGTCATGTAGTTTCTGAACAGGAAACTTCAGAATCATCCGTTGATCCTACAAACATGAGAATGGGGCAGGATATTGTCGATGATGAGGATATTTCATTAGATTCTTCTGATTTTATGAATCATGTTCAAGGTGAAAATGAACCACTTTATCCTGGATGCGAGAGTTTTACAAAAATGAGAGCTTTAGTCAAGTTGTATAATTTAAAAGCAAAACATGGTATTTCTGATAAATGCTTTTCTGATGTCCTTCTCTTGCTTGCATCAATGCTTCCGGAAGGCAACAGTATGCCTTCATCTTTTGGTGAAGCCAAGAAAACTTTATGTACTTTAGGCATGGATTTTGAAAAAATACATGTGTGTCCGAATGATTGTCTCTTATACCGCGGTGAGAGGGACGAAGATGAGATGATTTGCCGAATATGTGGGGCATCTAGATGGAAGTTAAACAAGAAAGGAGAAGAATTGGAAGGGATCCTTGCTAAGATTCTATGGTACTTTCCATTGATACCAAGATTGAGAAATTTGTTCAATACAGCTCAGATTGCGAAGGACATGACTTGGCATAAAACCAAGCGACAAAATGATGGTAAAATTAGACATTCGGCTGACTCAAAGACATGGAAGGATGTCGATCAAAGGTGGCCTGAGTTTGCTGCAGAGGCTAGGAACCTTCGGTTAGCTTTATCCTCCGATGGATTTAATCCTTTCCATGGACCAGGAAGTGATCACTCAACATGGCCTGTGTTGCTTTCAATTTACAacctcccaccttggctttgtatGAAGAGAAAGTACATTATGCTAAGTCTATTGATATCCGGACCAAATCAGCCTGGAAATGATATTGATGTATACCTTCAACCACTTATAGAAGATTTGCAGAAATTGTGGCATGGGAAACAAGTTTATGATGCATTTAAGAAAGAGTCTTTCATACTAAGAGGAGTTTTATTGTGGACAATTAGTGATTATCCAGCCTTAGGAAACTTGTCGGGTAACATCATTAAAGGATATAATGCTTGTATAGTTTGTGTTGATAAAACAAAAGCTACCAGGTTGGCTACTTACAAAAAGACGGTGGTTATGAGACATCGTAGATGGCTGCCCAGAAATCATCCATATCGAAGGCAAAAATTAGCCTTTGATAACACCATGGAGAAGTTATCAGAACCTATTCCTTTAACTGGAGAGGAGGTGTTAGAAAGGGTACTACCACTAGCGGACCATGTTTATGGTAAGACACAAAACCAACCTCGGTGGAAAAAAGGGGAACCTCGACCAATTTGGAAAAAGATGTCTATATTTTTTCAGCTTGAGTACTGGAAGTTTTTGCCATTTCGCCATACCCTCGATGTGATGCatatagaaaaaaatatatgCGAGGCTTTAACCGGTACATTGCTAAATATTCCCGGGAAGACAAAAGATAGAGAATCTGTTCGTATTGATATGGCTGAAATGGGAATAAGAATGGAGCTGAGACCaaaaaattctggaaaaaaaGAGAAGTTACCGATGGCATCTTGGAACTTATTGCATAAAGAAAAAAAGATTGTCTGCTCGTCCTTGATTGGCATGAAGTTACCTGATGGTTTTTGTTCGAACCTTAAGGGTATAGTATCAATGGACACTCTGTGA